The following proteins come from a genomic window of Amaranthus tricolor cultivar Red isolate AtriRed21 chromosome 14, ASM2621246v1, whole genome shotgun sequence:
- the LOC130799483 gene encoding zinc finger BED domain-containing protein DAYSLEEPER-like: protein MMDPRYKFQLIKYCFEHLDPQNGSWKANQVKDKLYDLFAEYVRNDTPYDREASSHVVDDDLPVARMARDLLAIPITTVASESAFSLGGRVLTKYRASLQPDTAEALITSRSWLFGYKVKEDPLENGLEVDLPPMCNEEANKDLEDEDEDEDEEDEDEKEDEGEEENLNEDEVFEQFAI, encoded by the exons ATGATGGATCCTcgttataaatttcaattgatcaaatattgttttgaacACTTGGATCCTCAAAATGGGTCCTGGAAAGCCAACCAAGTCAAAGACAAACTCTATGATTTATTTGCGGAGTATGTAAGGAATGATACTCCCTATGACCGTGAAGCTAGTAGTCATGTCGTGGATGATGATCTTCct GTTGCGCGTATGGCAAGGGATTTATTAGCCATTCCAATTACTACTGTTGCATCCGAGTCAGCTTTTAGCTTAGGAGGTAGAGTGCTTACTAAGTATAGAGCTTCTCTTCAACCGGATACTGCTGAGGCTTTAATTACTAGTCGTAGTTGGCTATTTGGTTATAAAGTAAAAGAAG ATCcacttgaaaatggattagaggTTGATCTTCCACCAATGTGTAATGAAGAAGCTAACAAAGAtttagaagatgaagatgaagatgaagatgaagaagatgaagatgaaaaagaagatgaaggcGAAGAAGAAAATCTAAATGAAGATGAAGTGTTTGAACAATTTGCTAtttaa